TTTCAACTCATAAAATCAGATTACAAGAAATATAAAAAATATGGAGGAAGTTTCTTTGGGATTATATTTTTAACTCAGGGATTTTGGGCTGTTTTTCAATATAGAATAGCGCATTTTATTTATTCGAAAATAAAATGGCAGCCGTTTCGATTTTTAGGATTATTCATGATGCTTATCAATCAAAAAGGTATTGAAATTGTAACAGGAATATCAATTTCAGCAGCTTCAAAAATTGGACATTCATTTTACATTGGACATTTTGGGGGTATTATTATTAATGGAAATGCTGTTGTAGGTAATAATTGTAATATTTCTCAAGGAGTTACAATTGGCGTGTCTGGTCGTGGCGAAAAAAGAGGAGTTCCTGTAATTGGTGATGAAGTATATATTGGAGCAAATGCTGTTGTATCAGGAAATATTAGCATAGGAAATAGAGTTTTAATAGGAGCTTGTTCTATGGTAAATACTTCTGTTGAAGATAATTTGGTAGTTTTGGGAGTTCCCGCAGTTGTAATATCACAAAACGGTTCTAAAGGCTACATTTAATGAAGTTACTAATTCTTTCATCGGCTCCATTTATATTTAAAGACGGCAAATGCTATGCTTACAGCCCTTATGTAAAAGAGTTGGTAATTTGGGAAAAATATGCTGATGAAATTGCTTTTTGCTGCCCAGTATGGAAAAAGGAGAATGGATTATTGATTGATGAAATTCCGTTCAAATTTAGCAAGCACTATAAATTAATTGACTTTAATTTAAGTAGTTTCAGTAATGTTATTAAAAGCATTTTTTGTTCGATCCTAAATACGCTGATTATTTTTAAATCGATCTATCAAGCAGATCATATTCATTTGCGATGCCCAGGAAATATTGGTTTGCTAGGAAGTTTTGTTCAGGTCTTTTTTCCAAATAAAATAAAATCTGCAAAATATGCGGGAAACTGGGATCCAAAAAGTAAACAACCCTGGACATATAAACTGCAAAAGAAAATCTTAAGTAATACATTCTTTACCAAAAACATTAAAGTTATGGTTTATGGAGATTGGGAGAAGCAGTCTAAGAACATAAAACCTATGTTTACGGCTACTTACTCAGAATCTGAAAAAGAAACAGTTGAAAAAAGTAATATTGATTCAGGGATAGAATTTATTTTTGTTGGAAGCTTAGTTGAAGGTAAAAATCCTGTTTATGCCATAAAACTAGTTCAAAAATTGGCTGAAAGCGGAAAAAATGTAGTTTTAAACCTGTACGGCAATGGCAACGAAAAGGCTTCCTTAGAAAAGTATATCAAAGAAAATAAACTTGAAAATTTTGTTTTCCTGCATGGAAATCAAAATGGTGAAGCATTGAAAAACGCTTACAAAAAAAGTCATTTTGTTATCTTGCCATCAAAAAGCGAAGGATGGCCAAAAGCAATTGCAGAAGGAATGTTTTGGGGAT
This uncultured Flavobacterium sp. DNA region includes the following protein-coding sequences:
- a CDS encoding serine acetyltransferase: MNLFQLIKSDYKKYKKYGGSFFGIIFLTQGFWAVFQYRIAHFIYSKIKWQPFRFLGLFMMLINQKGIEIVTGISISAASKIGHSFYIGHFGGIIINGNAVVGNNCNISQGVTIGVSGRGEKRGVPVIGDEVYIGANAVVSGNISIGNRVLIGACSMVNTSVEDNLVVLGVPAVVISQNGSKGYI
- a CDS encoding glycosyltransferase, with amino-acid sequence MKLLILSSAPFIFKDGKCYAYSPYVKELVIWEKYADEIAFCCPVWKKENGLLIDEIPFKFSKHYKLIDFNLSSFSNVIKSIFCSILNTLIIFKSIYQADHIHLRCPGNIGLLGSFVQVFFPNKIKSAKYAGNWDPKSKQPWTYKLQKKILSNTFFTKNIKVMVYGDWEKQSKNIKPMFTATYSESEKETVEKSNIDSGIEFIFVGSLVEGKNPVYAIKLVQKLAESGKNVVLNLYGNGNEKASLEKYIKENKLENFVFLHGNQNGEALKNAYKKSHFVILPSKSEGWPKAIAEGMFWGCVPIATNVSCIPFMLDFGNRGILLEMNMEKDISRILNILEQQNIFDIKSKLSAQWSQKYTTDLFESEIEKILKP